A single window of Callithrix jacchus isolate 240 chromosome 6, calJac240_pri, whole genome shotgun sequence DNA harbors:
- the LOC100401380 gene encoding uncharacterized protein LOC100401380 isoform X1 produces the protein MPPSTPGTLPSTPLAPNNCCARMTAAEVRRWRYRERVAGAASRGRDAGAARLGPPPRGRCGWRRKVQGQGPGRRRPRGWRCPGRSWRCGGKRILVDLLKLNVAPLAVFQMLKSMCAGQRLASEPQDPAALSLPTSSVPETRGQSRACCPCPGGGGGRRGWGRRGTAASGVALCGQACLWGLDPAPAGPIRGLCSGALLLALAGMSRSGGHRVHAPGWSRRARAPPLSSLPTSSLRPSSHKVGNQDSLGLGTVVPAYNPSHNGRIVRSHEFETSLGDRVRSYL, from the exons ATGCCACCCTCGACACCTGGCACGCTGCCCAGCACACCGTTGGCGCCCAATAACTGTTGTGCTCGAATGACGGCCGCGGAGGTCCGGCGCTGGCGCTACAGGGAGAGGGTGGCGGGCGCCGCCTCTAGGGGACGCGACGCAGGAGCTGCGAGGCTGGGCCCACCTCCCCGCGGGCGATGCGGATGGCGGCGCAAGGTGCAGGGCCAGGGCCCGGGTCGGCGGCGTCCCCGGGGCTGGAGGTGTCCCGGCAGAAGCTGGCGCTGCGGCGGAAAAAG GATCCTGGTAGACCTACTGAAGCTGAACGTGGCCCCCCTCGCCGTCTTCCAGATGCTCAAGTCCATGTGTGCCGGGCAGAGGCTGGCGAGCGAGCCCCAGGACCCTGCGGCCCTGTCTCTGCCCACGTCGAGCGTGCCCGAGACCCGAGGTCAGAGCCGGGCCTGCTGTCCCTGCCCCGGTGGCGGTGGCGGCAGGCGGGGATGGGGCAGGCGCGGCACAGCAGCGAGCGGTGTGGCCCTGTGTGGCCAGGCCTGTTTGTGGGGTCTTGACCCAGCACCTGCAGGGCCTATCCGTGGGCTCTGCTCCGGGGCCTTGCTGCTAGCCTTAGCAGGCATGTCTAGGTCAGGTGGACACAGAGTACATGCCCCAGGCTGGTCCAGGCGGGCTAGGGCTCCTCCTCtcagctccctccccacctcttctCTCAGGCCTTCATCCCACAAAGTCGGGAATCAAGACAGtttggggctgggcactgtggttcccgcctataatcccagccacaaCGGGAGGATCGTTAgaagtcatgagtttgagaccagtctgggtgacagggtgagatcctatctctaa
- the LOC100401380 gene encoding uncharacterized protein LOC100401380 isoform X2 codes for MRMAAQGAGPGPGSAASPGLEVSRQKLALRRKKVLSAEEMELYELAQAAGGAIDPDVFKILVDLLKLNVAPLAVFQMLKSMCAGQRLASEPQDPAALSLPTSSVPETRGQSRACCPCPGGGGGRRGWGRRGTAASGVALCGQACLWGLDPAPAGPIRGLCSGALLLALAGMSRSGGHRVHAPGWSRRARAPPLSSLPTSSLRPSSHKVGNQDSLGLGTVVPAYNPSHNGRIVRSHEFETSLGDRVRSYL; via the exons ATGCGGATGGCGGCGCAAGGTGCAGGGCCAGGGCCCGGGTCGGCGGCGTCCCCGGGGCTGGAGGTGTCCCGGCAGAAGCTGGCGCTGCGGCGGAAAAAGGTGCTGAGCGCCGAGGAGATGGAGCTTTACGAACTGGCGCAGGCAGCGGGCGGCGCTATCGACCCCGATGTGTTCAA GATCCTGGTAGACCTACTGAAGCTGAACGTGGCCCCCCTCGCCGTCTTCCAGATGCTCAAGTCCATGTGTGCCGGGCAGAGGCTGGCGAGCGAGCCCCAGGACCCTGCGGCCCTGTCTCTGCCCACGTCGAGCGTGCCCGAGACCCGAGGTCAGAGCCGGGCCTGCTGTCCCTGCCCCGGTGGCGGTGGCGGCAGGCGGGGATGGGGCAGGCGCGGCACAGCAGCGAGCGGTGTGGCCCTGTGTGGCCAGGCCTGTTTGTGGGGTCTTGACCCAGCACCTGCAGGGCCTATCCGTGGGCTCTGCTCCGGGGCCTTGCTGCTAGCCTTAGCAGGCATGTCTAGGTCAGGTGGACACAGAGTACATGCCCCAGGCTGGTCCAGGCGGGCTAGGGCTCCTCCTCtcagctccctccccacctcttctCTCAGGCCTTCATCCCACAAAGTCGGGAATCAAGACAGtttggggctgggcactgtggttcccgcctataatcccagccacaaCGGGAGGATCGTTAgaagtcatgagtttgagaccagtctgggtgacagggtgagatcctatctctaa